A single region of the Sorghum bicolor cultivar BTx623 chromosome 9, Sorghum_bicolor_NCBIv3, whole genome shotgun sequence genome encodes:
- the LOC8068990 gene encoding pentatricopeptide repeat-containing protein At1g10270 produces MALYRRVLILRRLSHLHPSPAPAICSSPPPPTLAGLFTPMGRRHMAFSSAEEAAAERRRRKRRLRIEPPMNALRRGPPPPRDPNAPRLPDTTSALTGPRLSLHNRVQSLIRSGDLDGASVAARAAVSSRVRPTVFTCNAVAAAMVRAARHDDAVALFDFFFRRSNIVPNIVSYNTLILAHCEADRVDTAVQVYHDMLASAPFSPSAVTFRHLTKGLVAVGRIHDALDLLREMLDRGAGADSLVYNNLIAGYIDLDDWGRAFELFNELAERCLVYDGVVHTTFMEGYWRQGKDKEAMDNYQSLLDRGFKMTPATCNVLLETLFKHGKHKEANDLWETMIDNHTPPSFIGINAESYNVMVNQCFREGKFKEAIEVFHRQPRKNVQMDVGCFNNIIGKLCENGMLGEAEKLFEEMEKKSVLPDVHTYTYLVDSCFKEGRVEDTMGYFYKMADGKQHGPKFNIGFFNRMFEGLTEAGRIDDALKVYGRMPDKEIKPNMTTFEILVKALCKEEGDLDQARGLVMDMARGSIVPPPEFRESVVNFFKKAGRQEEIEKAFEEKPMLTTQPRTEYLSRTEYHSRNAVGAAQVKQPGFSSAPAAEPEFVYSQPQQSTLSNTPNQQPEFGSSRSWNSGFGAPQAQPGYGAPQPVQAVAGSSQRPRTQFGASQGEPGYSNIGNQHGQFGSPQREPKYSNHPPQVGYGAQLPQSGYRFELQQEQVGIGNRVAQSAYVASSQPSYDTRWSSSGYGSTQGQLGYGGPQAQSHESQLPHHQGNFGMPHIQNNNGFYRHNHGYMPSNGLQGFDAPHGDSGTAMSKDYQETTTSEDRQQVTFLKA; encoded by the coding sequence ATGGCGCTCTACCGTCGTGTCCTGATCCTCCGTCGCCTCTCCCACCTCCACCCCTCGCCCGCCCCCGCCATCTGCTCCTCACCGCCACCACCCACCCTTGCGGGGCTCTTCACCCCTATGGGGCGCCGCCACATGGCCTTCTCGTCCGCCGAGGAGGCCGCcgccgagcgccgccgccgcaagcGCCGCCTCCGCATAGAGCCTCCAATGAACGCCCTCCGCCGCGGCCCGCCTCCCCCGCGGGACCCCAACGCGCCCCGCCTCCCAGACACCACCTCCGCGCTCACCGGCCCGCGTCTCAGCCTCCACAACCGCGTCCAGTCCCTCATCCGCTCGGGTGATCTAGACGGCGCCTCAGTCGCCGCCCGCGCCGCCGTCTCCTCGCGCGTCCGGCCCACCGTCTTCACCTGCAACGCCGTGGCCGCGGCCATGGTCCGCGCCGCCCGCCACGATGACGCCGTCGCGCTCTTCGATTTCTTCTTCCGCCGCTCCAACATCGTCCCCAACATCGTCTCCTACAACACCCTCATCCTCGCACACTGCGAGGCCGACCGCGTCGACACCGCGGTGCAGGTCTACCACGACATGCTCGCGTCTGCGCCCTTTTCCCCCTCTGCAGTCACCTTTCGCCACCTCACCAAGGGTCTCGTCGCTGTTGGTCGCATCCATGACGCCCTCGACCTCCTCCGCGAGATGCTCGACCGCGGCGCTGGCGCGGACTCCCTCGTCTACAACAACCTCATCGCTGGCTACATCGACCTCGACGACTGGGGCAGGGCCTTCGAGCTCTTTAACGAGCTCGCAGAGAGGTGCCTTGTCTACGACGGTGTTGTCCACACCACCTTCATGGAGGGCTACTGGAGGCAGGGCAAGGACAAGGAGGCCATGGACAACTACCAGTCCCTTCTTGATCGGGGCTTCAAGATGACGCCGGCCACCTGCAACGTCCTGCTCGAGACACTCTTCAAGCACGGCAAGCACAAGGAGGCCAACGACCTATGGGAGACCATGATTGACAACCACACCCCGCCAAGCTTCATTGGCATCAACGCTGAGTCCTACAATGTCATGGTTAACCAGTGCTTCAGGGAGGGCAAGTTCAAGGAGGCGATTGAGGTCTTCCACCGCCAGCCCAGGAAGAATGTCCAAATGGACGTCGGCTGCTTCAACAACATCATTGGCAAACTCTGTGAAAATGGCATGCTAGGTGAGGCAGAAAAGCTCTTTGAGGAGATGGAGAAGAAGTCAGTCCTTCCAGATGTGCACACCTACACTTACCTTGTTGACTCATGCTTCAAGGAAGGTCGTGTGGAAGATACAATGGGATATTTCTACAAAATGGCAGATGGGAAGCAGCATGGGCCAAAGTTCAATATTGGTTTCTTCAACCGCATGTTTGAAGGGCTTACAGAAGCTGGCCGGATTGATGATGCCTTGAAGGTGTACGGGAGGATGCCTGACAAGGAGATCAAACCAAACATGACCACTTTTGAAATCCTTGTCAAAGCCTTATGCAAAGAAGAAGGGGACTTGGATCAAGCAAGGGGCCTAGTGATGGACATGGCGAGAGGTAGTATTGTGCCTCCTCCAGAGTTCCGTGAGTCTGTTGTTAACTTTTTCAAGAAGGCTGGTCGACAGGAAGAAATTGAGAAAGCTTTTGAAGAAAAACCTATGCTAACAACTCAGCCTAGGACAGAGTATCTGTCGAGGACTGAATATCACTCTCGCAATGCAGTTGGTGCTGCTCAAGTAAAACAacctggctttagctcagctCCAGCAGCGGAACCTGAATTTGTTTACTCTCAGCCACAACAGTCAACACTTAGTAACACTCCAAATCAGCAGCCTGAGTTTGGCTCATCTCGTTCATGGAATTCAGGTTTTGGTGCTCCTCAAGCGCAGCCTGGATATGGTGCACCTCAGCCTGTACAGGCTGTAGCTGGTTCATCTCAGCGACCCCGGACACAGTTTGGTGCTTCTCAGGGTGAACCAGGATATAGCAACATAGGAAATCAGCATGGTCAGTTTGGTTCTCCCCAGAGAGAACCAAAATATAGCAACCATCCACCACAAGTTGGGTATGGTGCCCAATTGCCTCAGTCAGGATATCGCTTTGAGCTCCAACAAGAACAGGTTGGAATTGGAAATCGAGTAGCACAATCTGCATATGTGGCTTCAAGCCAACCCTCATATGACACCCGCTGGAGCTCAAGTGGTTATGGATCAACCCAAGGGCAACTGGGATATGGTGGTCCTCAAGCGCAGTCACATGAATCTCAGTTACCACATCACCAGGGAAATTTTGGTATGCCACATATCCAAAATAACAATGGCTTCTATAGACACAACCATGGATACATGCCATCTAATGGTCTGCAGGGATTTGATGCTCCCCATGGTGATTCTGGAACTGCTATGTCTAAAGACTATCAAGAGACTACCACTTCTGAAGACCGGCAACAAGTAACATTTCTGAAAGCATGA